The DNA region TTCCTCGGAAACGACCTGCACCGCAAGCACTGGTCGTATCTGGCCGACTCGGTCCGCTCCGGCCGATCGCTCTGGCCGGAGCTCGAAGGCATGGAGTTCTTCGAGTTCGCCGAGCAGCATCCCGAGGCCGGGCAGGTCTTCGACCAGGCCATGACCAGCGTCGGCGGCCTGTCCACCGAACCGCTGCAGGCCGCCTTCGATTTCGGGCGCTTCGGCTCGATCGTGGACATCGGCGGCGGCCGCGGCAGTCTGCTGGTGGACATCCTGCACCGCCATCCGTCCATGCGCGGCACCGTGTTCGACCTGCCTCGGGTGGCCGACGGGCTGGAGGAACAGCTGCTGGGCCCGGGGCTCACCGGCCGCCTCACCGTGGAAGGCGGCAGCTTCTTCGACACGGTCCCCAAGGGCGCGGACGCCTACCTGCTCAAGCACATCGTCCACGACTGGTCCGACGCGGACGCCGAACGCATCCTGCGGACCGTGCGCACCGCCATGGAATCCGAAGCGCGGCTGCTGATCATCGAGATGGTGATGCCCGAGCACCACCGCCCGCACCCCGGCAAGGTGATCGACCTGGAGATGCTGGTCAATACCGCGGGCGGGCGGGAACGCACCAAGACCGAGTTCGGAAACCTGCTCTCCCGCAGCGGTTTCGTGCTCACCGGAATCACCCCGACCGCCGCCCCGGAGTGTGTGATCGAGGCGCATCCAACGTGGTGAACCAGGCACATCGCCTGGTTATCGCAGCGTGGCGCGGGCGCTGAACGAGTAGCGACCTGCCCGGTGACAGATACGTGCCAGGCAGGTTGATCTCTCGACGCGCCCGGTGACCCGCACCGGGAACGAGGCGCCCGCGGGGCGTGTGCGGCGCAATTCACACGCCCGTCGCGGGCTACCTCCGACCGCCCGGATCCGGTTGTGACACCGGCGTTTCAGGCGGTACGGCGGATCCGTGGGCCGACAACCCCTGCGGCCCGATCGGTCCAGCCGTCCGCCATCTGCGCCAGCAGAAACCAGGCGGCGTGTACTTGTTCGTCCGACACCTTCTCTGCCGTTCTGAGCAGATGCACGGCACGCACATGTGCGGCGGCCATGGCGTCGACCACGGCTCCCAAGGATTCGGCCCGCGCTGCACCCCTCGGCAGCGCCCGGCTCGATACCCACTCGTCGATGAAGGTCACCAGCTGAGCGCGTAGCTCGTCGATCCCGCCCACATCGCCGGAGCGGGTGTGGCGCCGTTGCAGATGCAGCTCCGCCAGCACCCGGGACCAGCGGGTGACCGGGTGGTCCTCGGGCTGGTCCCCGATGTGACCGCAGAAGGCGGCCAGCAGTTCGTGCCAGTCGGGTAGCAGCGGACGATCGTCGTCGAACCGGGCCGTCCGGTCCGCGGCGGGGCCGTGGCGGTGGTCGAATCTGGTGTCACGGCCGCTCGCCCGCCACAGCGGTGTGCTATCAGGTTGCGGTACGTACATACCTACCTCCACGGGCGGTGCGGGCGCACCCGGGCCGCGGGCGGCCACCGGACCGCGAGCCCGGCGCGGCAAGGGCGGACCGCGCCGGATCCGGGCAACCGCTATCGGCGAAGGGCACATCTCGATGCGGCACCGGGTGCACCTCCAGCATGAACCGATCGGCTGTCCCGGCCACCGCCCTTCCCCCGCCCTCCCACTGCCCCTACAGCGCGAGAC from Nocardia tengchongensis includes:
- a CDS encoding methyltransferase — translated: MASAPPPKVPPLPLLRALTWVRDGLAALHRRLVPGHIALLELSTSGYLTQATCAAAELGIADALAEGPRQPADLARAIGASEDGVRRLMRLLISAGVFGQRRDGAYELTGISQGLRTDAAVSMRDLFVFLGNDLHRKHWSYLADSVRSGRSLWPELEGMEFFEFAEQHPEAGQVFDQAMTSVGGLSTEPLQAAFDFGRFGSIVDIGGGRGSLLVDILHRHPSMRGTVFDLPRVADGLEEQLLGPGLTGRLTVEGGSFFDTVPKGADAYLLKHIVHDWSDADAERILRTVRTAMESEARLLIIEMVMPEHHRPHPGKVIDLEMLVNTAGGRERTKTEFGNLLSRSGFVLTGITPTAAPECVIEAHPTW
- a CDS encoding DUF4254 domain-containing protein; its protein translation is MYVPQPDSTPLWRASGRDTRFDHRHGPAADRTARFDDDRPLLPDWHELLAAFCGHIGDQPEDHPVTRWSRVLAELHLQRRHTRSGDVGGIDELRAQLVTFIDEWVSSRALPRGAARAESLGAVVDAMAAAHVRAVHLLRTAEKVSDEQVHAAWFLLAQMADGWTDRAAGVVGPRIRRTA